The segment TCAACACCCCAAGTTTGGCACTATCCCCAATCCCAAGCTTGACCGCGGAGATTTTGTCTTTGCTTTGCACAAACCCGTTGAAGAAAAGAAAGCGACGGTGAGCACTCCAATCACTCCCACGCAAAAACCTCCCCCCGCTCAATCCGAAACTGAGCTTGAACGCATGACCGGAGACTTGCGCATCACCGTAGATTTTGAAACGGAAGTGTTTGTGGACAGGGTCTCCAAAGGAAAGGCTAAACTGGGCTATGCAATGAATGTGAAAGCGCTGACCGTGGGGGCGCACACAGTGGAGATGTTCTTTGGCAATGCCAAACTAAGCGACACAGTTCAGATCTTGGAAAACGAAACCGTTAGGCTGGATTGGAAACAAAGCAGTATCCAAAGCAGAATAAGCTCCACTCCTCGCTTTACCCTCAATTCAAATCCCCAGGGAGCGAATTTCACTATTGACGGCTATCCAAGCTTGATCTTGCAGACTCCATTTGCCTTTTACGATCCGATTTCTACAAAGTATAGAGTAAGCTTTTCCCGCAAGCGCTATCAGGATACTTCAGCGGAGATCATCACCACCTCTGGCGCCAGAGGGGAATCTACAGTGCAATTGATCCCGCAATTTGGCGATTTGAAACTGTCCTCAGAGCCTACCCGTAGCGCTGTTTGGCTCAATGATCAGGAAATGGGCGAAACTCCACTTGATCTGAGTGGTGAAGTTTCAGGTTTGAGCCCCGGTACCTACACGCTGAAGGTGGTGCCCAAAAGTCCAAACTATGCTCACGGCGAAAAGGTGATCACGATCAAGCCAAACGTAACCATGAAAGAACATATCATTCTGAAAGACATCCTTGCTCTGCTCACCATCAGATCGGATCACTATCCTTTCTTGCTCTTGAGTAATGGTGAACAGATCGCGGTGGTTGCCAAAGAATCCACCCTCCGGGTGGCCCCAGGGATATTGAAACTGGAGATCAAACCCAAAGGTGCGTCTGCCACTCCTCTGAAAACGGTATCCACCACTTTGTCTCTTGCGCCAAACGAGGAGAGATTGCTGCAGGTGAGGATGATATTGGCACCTGCCGAAATTGTGATCAGCTCCAGCCCGGATGATGCCAAGTTCGTGCTCTCCGACGCCGGCGGCAAAAGAACCCCCCTCAATGGCAATCATGGAATAGCGGACGCCGGGTTATATACATTAACCGCCGGCAAATGGGGTTTCTACACCCAACAATCTCAGATAACTCTCAAAGAAAATGAACGCTACAATGCCAAAATCGTGTTTCAACCCATCCCACGCGCCATCCTGAAACAACAAAGCAAATGGAAGTTTCACCGCTATGGAGCGCTCAGCACCCTTGCTGCAGGAATCGGAATTGCCGCTTATATGTATCACCAGGCAGATCTTGATTATGAGGATTATCAGGCGGCATCAAATCCCAGCACAGCTTTGGAGTGCCGGGAAATCTATTTGGACAGCCGGCGCAACTACCATATCAGCCTAAACTTTAATATCCTGCCCTTCGCCTGGCTTGCATATTCCACTTTCAAGGGCAGCATGGCTTCCAATCGCATTCAAACCGAAATGAGATCCCGGATTTCCCAATGAAGAGGTTTAACATGAAAAAGCTATCGCCTTTACTAATGCTGCTGATCATGATGACAATTGTCTCTTGTATGAACCGGGAACTTGATAACCCCATGGATCCCAATAACGTTCTTGTTACACCCACCTTCAGTCCTGCGGGAGGGACTTACCCAACGGCGCAGAGTGTGACTCTGAGCTGTGCCACCAGTGGAGCTACGATCCGCTATACTATCAACAATACAGAACCCACAGCCACATCAACTGTGTACAGCAGCCCGCTCACAGTCTCAAGCGCCACCACGATCAAAGCCAAAGCGTTTAAGACAGGCTGGACAGATAGCGCAATCGCCTCCGCTACATATACTATCGGGTCAATTCCCGTTCAGATGATCTACGTACCCGGAGGTACATTTAGCAACGGCACGTCCAATGTAACCCTTAGCAACTTTTACATCGGCAAATATGAAGTGACACAAACAGAGTATCAAGCAGTGATGGGCAGCAATCCATCGAATTTTCACAGTGTAACCAACGGACCTGTGGAGCGTGCAACTTGGTTCAATGCCATCGAGTATTGCAACCGGCGTAGCATGAACGAGGGTTTAACCCCCTGCTACAGCTATCTCACCTATGGCACAAACCCCATGAACTGGTCTGCCGGGTGGAATACTAATGATGACAACCACACCAATGTTACCTGCTCCTGGACAGCCAATGGCTACAGACTGCCCACCGAGATGGAGTGGATGTTTGCCGCGCGGGGAGGAAACCAATCCAACAATTACACCTACAGCGGCAGTAATGACATCAATACGGTGGCATGGTACTTTTACAATTCCGGTGATACAACTCATACAGTCGGCACCAAGGCAGCCAACGAGCTTGGCACTTTTGACATGACCGGTAACGTTTGGGAATGGGTTTGGGATATCCGCGGCAGTTATCCAAGTGGTTCGCAAACTAATCCAACCGGTGCCAGTAGCGGGCCTGACCGTGTGGTACGCGGCGGTAGCTGGGACAACAGTTCCTACCCCTGCCCCGTTTCCTATCGGAACGACTACCATGCGACCTACAGCGCCTACGCCATTATAGGCTTCCGCGTGTGTAGGGTTTCCCCTTGATTTTTGTTTTTTGTCCTTTTTGCAAACTCTGAATTTTGCAACCCAGCTTGGCGGAGAGGACAACTGGGGGTGCAGGGCAGTCCGGTAAAATTATGTGTTTTTTACCTTTTTTACCGTAAAAACACAAAATGAAGACCCGGCAAAGCAATCCAGCCACCGCTCAAAGTAGCGCAGCATGCCGATGCTGCGAAGGCGTGATATTTATCGCTTCCGCATGATCGGCATCATGCGCTACATGAAATCCCAGTTTCAGGTTCGTTTTTGCTGTTTTGCCCAGCTATCTTTCAAGGTCGTGATGCGGTTAAAAACGAGTCTCTCGTCATTGCTATCCGGATCCACGCAGAAATAGCCCTGACGCATGAATTGGAAGCGTTCGCCGCTGGTGGCGAGACTCAATCCCGGCTCCGCCATGCAGTGGGTTTTCACGATCAGTGAAGCTGGGTTTTGATAGTCTGGAAAGTCCTTTCCTTCCTCGATGTCGTTAAAATCGGCAAGGGTGAAAAGCTGGTCATAGAGACGGACTTCGATGGGTATTGCATGGGCGGCGGAAACCCAATGGATGGTGCCTTTGATCTTTCTGGCGTCCGGGGTCCAACCACCGCGGGATTCGGGATCGTAAGAACAAATCACTTCCGTGATGTTTCCTTCAGCATCTTTGACAAAATCTTTGCAGGTGACATAATAGGCATGTTTGAGACGCACTTCGGCGCCGGGAGCAAGGCGAAACCAGCCTTTGGAGGGGTTTTCCGCAAAATCATCTCTTTCGATATAGAGTGTTTTGGAGAACGGGATCACGCGTGTTCCGGAGGTTTCGTCCTCGGGATTGTTGTCCGCGACCAGCTCTTCGATCAAGTCCTCGGGATAGTAGTCGATGGTCAGTTTGATCGGGTCCATCACTACCATGACGCGGTTGGCACGGCGGTTTAGATCTTCGCGCACGCAAAATTGGAGCAGGTCATAATCCACGATGGAATTGGCTTTGGCTACTCCGATACGGTCCGAGAATTCACGAATCGCCTCGGGACTGAAACCTCTGCGTCTCATTCCTGCGATCGTGGGCATGCGTGGATCGTCCCATCCACAGACGATACCGGTGGTCACGAGTTCCAGCAGGCGGCGTTTGCTCATTACCGTGTAAGTGAGGTTGAGCCTGGCAAATTCGATTTGTTGCGGATGGCAGGGGACGTCCAGTTGGTCGAGAAACCAGTCATAGAGCGGTCTGTGATCTTCAAATTCCAGCGTACAGATGGAGTGGGTGATATGTTCCAGCGCGTCCGAGATGCAATGCGTGTAATCATACATCGGATAGATCACCCAGTCTTCGCCGGTGCGGTGATGCTCCGTTTTTTTGATGCGATAGATGACGGGATCGCGCATGTTCAGATTCGGAGAAGCCATGTCGATCTTGGCACGCAGAGATCTGCTGCCTTCCGCAAATTCTCCGTTTTTCATCCTGCGGAAGAGATCGAGATTTTCCTCCACTTTGCGGTTTCGAAACGGACTATCGCGTCCCGGAACGGTCAAAGTTCCACGATAGGCGCGCATTTCTTCCGGTGAAAGATCGCAGACGAATGCCTTGCCTTGCAGGATCAGATCCTCGGCATAGGCATAAAGCTGATCAAAATAATCCGACGCATAGAAAAGCTTATCCTGCCAATCAAAGCCCAGCCAACGTACGTCATCCATGATGGAATTCACGTATTCGACGTCTTCCTTGACGGGATTGGTGTCGTCAAACCTGAGATGGCAGATTCCGCCATAATCCCTTGCCAGACCAAAGTTCAGGCAGATGGATTTGGCGTGACCGATATGCAGATAGCCGTTCGGCTCCGGCGGAAAGCGGGTGATCACTTTGCTGTGTTTGCCGCTTGCCAGATCCTTGTCGATGATAAAGCGGATAAAGTTTGAGACCGGCGCTTTCTCTTCGCTGATGCTGTTTTCCTTGTTTTCCATGATTTCCAACCTCGGATTATAATGAGAGACCTTTTTTTGGGGATGTGGAAATAAAGTCAAGCGCTAAGATTGGCTCATGTGCACAAGGTTAATTTCGATCCTTGCATTTCACATCTCAAATAAGCGAGACTTCGCTTTAACTCAAAACTCCGCCGTTGATAGTTGG is part of the Candidatus Cloacimonadaceae bacterium genome and harbors:
- a CDS encoding glutamine--tRNA ligase/YqeY domain fusion protein, encoding MENKENSISEEKAPVSNFIRFIIDKDLASGKHSKVITRFPPEPNGYLHIGHAKSICLNFGLARDYGGICHLRFDDTNPVKEDVEYVNSIMDDVRWLGFDWQDKLFYASDYFDQLYAYAEDLILQGKAFVCDLSPEEMRAYRGTLTVPGRDSPFRNRKVEENLDLFRRMKNGEFAEGSRSLRAKIDMASPNLNMRDPVIYRIKKTEHHRTGEDWVIYPMYDYTHCISDALEHITHSICTLEFEDHRPLYDWFLDQLDVPCHPQQIEFARLNLTYTVMSKRRLLELVTTGIVCGWDDPRMPTIAGMRRRGFSPEAIREFSDRIGVAKANSIVDYDLLQFCVREDLNRRANRVMVVMDPIKLTIDYYPEDLIEELVADNNPEDETSGTRVIPFSKTLYIERDDFAENPSKGWFRLAPGAEVRLKHAYYVTCKDFVKDAEGNITEVICSYDPESRGGWTPDARKIKGTIHWVSAAHAIPIEVRLYDQLFTLADFNDIEEGKDFPDYQNPASLIVKTHCMAEPGLSLATSGERFQFMRQGYFCVDPDSNDERLVFNRITTLKDSWAKQQKRT
- a CDS encoding formylglycine-generating enzyme family protein, which translates into the protein MKKLSPLLMLLIMMTIVSCMNRELDNPMDPNNVLVTPTFSPAGGTYPTAQSVTLSCATSGATIRYTINNTEPTATSTVYSSPLTVSSATTIKAKAFKTGWTDSAIASATYTIGSIPVQMIYVPGGTFSNGTSNVTLSNFYIGKYEVTQTEYQAVMGSNPSNFHSVTNGPVERATWFNAIEYCNRRSMNEGLTPCYSYLTYGTNPMNWSAGWNTNDDNHTNVTCSWTANGYRLPTEMEWMFAARGGNQSNNYTYSGSNDINTVAWYFYNSGDTTHTVGTKAANELGTFDMTGNVWEWVWDIRGSYPSGSQTNPTGASSGPDRVVRGGSWDNSSYPCPVSYRNDYHATYSAYAIIGFRVCRVSP
- a CDS encoding caspase family protein; this encodes MRLYSGYHALIIGNSEYRHFPKLRGVKGDVQDVKAMLEKLNVQVTLLENQTGAQMQKAMSDFVDVTGKDPERGLIFYFAGHGYTEKRADGTDLGYIVAIDAPAYEINKGDFRSKAISMSQINEYAELVQSKHVLMIFDSCFSGTIFTARRAIPKIIDVKTSQPTRQFITAGAADETVPDQSIFKTTLLKGLGEGFADLNRDYYVTGAELGVYLEDNVVEYSRGNQHPKFGTIPNPKLDRGDFVFALHKPVEEKKATVSTPITPTQKPPPAQSETELERMTGDLRITVDFETEVFVDRVSKGKAKLGYAMNVKALTVGAHTVEMFFGNAKLSDTVQILENETVRLDWKQSSIQSRISSTPRFTLNSNPQGANFTIDGYPSLILQTPFAFYDPISTKYRVSFSRKRYQDTSAEIITTSGARGESTVQLIPQFGDLKLSSEPTRSAVWLNDQEMGETPLDLSGEVSGLSPGTYTLKVVPKSPNYAHGEKVITIKPNVTMKEHIILKDILALLTIRSDHYPFLLLSNGEQIAVVAKESTLRVAPGILKLEIKPKGASATPLKTVSTTLSLAPNEERLLQVRMILAPAEIVISSSPDDAKFVLSDAGGKRTPLNGNHGIADAGLYTLTAGKWGFYTQQSQITLKENERYNAKIVFQPIPRAILKQQSKWKFHRYGALSTLAAGIGIAAYMYHQADLDYEDYQAASNPSTALECREIYLDSRRNYHISLNFNILPFAWLAYSTFKGSMASNRIQTEMRSRISQ